The following coding sequences lie in one Spirosoma sp. KUDC1026 genomic window:
- a CDS encoding heme-binding protein, which produces MNGSLFREGSDTLLKAASWPNELMMNAFTGPSLTPSPACMAVAPTGEVFVGVDKMGSLGKEPGKGSIVRLVDADNDGRVDRHTEFAQVDNPRGILPLGDRLLVLHTTFSPETKKATGMDLVVFEDKNQDGVADGPSKPLIQHISNVNFIQSRGTDHATNGIRMGIDGWVYIAVGDFGFYKAIDRSGKELTMLGGGIVRVRPDGTEMEIYTHGTRNIYDVAIDPYMNTFTRDNTNDGGGWNIRFSHHIQSGEYGYPVLFKHFTDEIIPALVDVGGGSGTGSLYMDEPSWPEKYNRVPMMADWGRNQLYLHRVTSDGPSFVQKEEEFIKLPQITDVDVDGSGRMYLAAWDGAGYTGNPGKGYVARVIPKDWQYVPFGNVKKMSVKKLADLLKSGSAVARLAAQQELLSRTDGKTQKTVWAIVTDKRVSLPGRIAAMYTYAQLAGADGTGNLVRLAADETMQEYALRALADRKAFVANVPLEPFLTGLTSTSPRVQTAAIIGIGRLGKAEAAQALLKTVVPATFVAPAPGTEGPHATPNSSIVPAHLAVRALVSLRAVDACVNALSTNQSTLALWALRYMHDPKAVNGLLAAYAKTTDAAQKQQLLTTLARLYKKEADYDGSWWWSTRPDTHGPYYRGIEWESSPVIKNLLVGEWQKSDQKQFFTDLNSRLRLEIPEFGVEETVVAKEEPKVDLEKIKNKKGQIGEASIEDVMLAMAKIKGEAAVGKTLFTQQGCVACHSLSKNEPMKGPFMGQIGSIMTREQIAESILKPDASISQGFATVFITAKGNKSYTGFVTEESASRIVMRDITGQVYTIKASDVVSRKEMENSMMPTGLANALSYEEFASLITFLSQQKK; this is translated from the coding sequence ATGAATGGAAGTCTGTTTCGGGAAGGTTCTGATACGTTGTTGAAAGCCGCCAGCTGGCCCAACGAATTGATGATGAACGCCTTTACCGGGCCATCACTGACACCCAGCCCGGCCTGTATGGCAGTAGCGCCTACGGGTGAAGTGTTTGTGGGGGTTGATAAAATGGGATCGCTCGGGAAAGAACCCGGTAAAGGAAGTATCGTCAGGCTGGTTGATGCCGATAACGACGGGCGGGTAGATCGTCATACTGAATTTGCGCAGGTCGATAATCCACGGGGAATTCTGCCGCTGGGCGACCGGCTGCTGGTGCTGCACACCACCTTTTCGCCCGAAACTAAAAAAGCGACTGGCATGGACCTGGTTGTTTTTGAGGATAAAAACCAGGATGGCGTCGCCGACGGGCCATCTAAGCCCCTGATTCAGCACATTAGCAACGTGAATTTTATCCAGAGTCGCGGGACAGACCATGCGACCAATGGTATCCGGATGGGTATCGACGGCTGGGTCTATATTGCAGTAGGCGATTTTGGCTTCTACAAAGCAATCGACCGGTCGGGTAAAGAACTCACCATGCTCGGGGGCGGTATTGTTCGAGTTCGGCCCGACGGTACCGAAATGGAAATCTACACGCATGGCACCCGTAACATTTACGACGTCGCAATCGACCCGTACATGAACACCTTCACCCGCGACAATACGAATGATGGAGGAGGCTGGAACATCCGGTTTTCGCACCATATCCAATCGGGTGAGTATGGTTACCCCGTTCTGTTCAAGCACTTTACCGACGAAATTATTCCGGCCCTGGTGGATGTGGGTGGTGGATCGGGGACTGGCTCGCTCTACATGGATGAGCCTTCCTGGCCCGAAAAATATAACCGCGTGCCTATGATGGCCGACTGGGGCCGCAACCAGCTGTATCTGCACCGGGTTACGAGCGACGGGCCCAGCTTTGTGCAGAAAGAGGAAGAGTTTATCAAACTGCCCCAGATTACCGACGTGGACGTAGACGGATCAGGACGGATGTACCTGGCTGCCTGGGATGGAGCGGGTTATACCGGAAATCCCGGCAAAGGCTACGTGGCGCGGGTCATTCCAAAAGACTGGCAGTACGTTCCGTTCGGGAATGTCAAGAAAATGTCGGTCAAGAAACTGGCCGATCTGCTGAAGTCCGGCAGTGCCGTAGCCCGGTTGGCGGCTCAGCAGGAATTATTGAGCCGTACCGATGGGAAAACGCAGAAAACGGTCTGGGCGATTGTTACGGACAAACGGGTGTCGCTGCCGGGCCGCATTGCCGCCATGTATACGTATGCTCAGCTGGCCGGTGCTGATGGAACCGGGAATCTGGTGCGGCTGGCTGCCGACGAAACGATGCAGGAATACGCCCTGCGGGCTCTAGCCGACCGTAAAGCATTTGTTGCCAACGTACCGCTTGAGCCGTTTCTGACGGGATTGACCAGTACGTCGCCCCGCGTGCAAACGGCCGCCATTATTGGGATCGGTCGTCTGGGAAAGGCCGAAGCAGCTCAGGCCCTGTTAAAAACTGTTGTACCAGCTACGTTTGTGGCTCCGGCACCAGGCACCGAAGGGCCCCATGCTACGCCCAATTCATCCATTGTTCCGGCCCACCTGGCGGTTCGGGCGCTGGTCAGCCTTCGGGCGGTAGACGCCTGTGTAAACGCGCTCAGTACGAATCAGTCGACCCTGGCTCTCTGGGCATTGCGCTACATGCACGATCCCAAAGCGGTGAATGGCCTCCTGGCGGCTTATGCAAAAACAACTGATGCTGCGCAGAAGCAGCAACTGTTGACTACGCTGGCCCGATTGTATAAGAAGGAAGCGGACTATGACGGTTCCTGGTGGTGGAGCACGCGTCCGGATACCCACGGCCCCTACTACCGGGGCATCGAGTGGGAGTCGTCACCAGTGATCAAAAACTTGTTGGTTGGCGAATGGCAAAAAAGCGATCAGAAGCAGTTTTTCACCGATCTGAACAGCCGCCTTCGTCTGGAAATACCTGAATTTGGCGTGGAAGAAACCGTTGTTGCTAAAGAAGAACCAAAGGTCGATCTGGAAAAAATAAAGAATAAAAAAGGACAGATCGGTGAAGCATCGATTGAAGACGTGATGCTGGCGATGGCTAAAATCAAAGGCGAAGCGGCTGTGGGCAAAACCTTGTTTACGCAGCAGGGGTGCGTTGCCTGTCATAGCCTCAGCAAAAACGAACCCATGAAAGGGCCGTTTATGGGACAGATTGGCTCGATTATGACCCGCGAGCAAATTGCGGAGTCGATCCTCAAACCGGATGCATCCATTTCGCAGGGTTTTGCTACGGTATTCATTACAGCCAAGGGTAATAAAAGTTACACCGGCTTTGTTACGGAAGAATCGGCCAGCCGGATCGTCATGCGCGACATAACCGGACAGGTGTACACAATCAAGGCGTCGGACGTGGTTTCCCGGAAAGAGATGGAAAACTCCATGATGCCTACGGGCCTGGCCAATGCCTTGTCCTACGAAGAATTTGCGTCATTGATTACGTTCCTATCCCAGCAGAAGAAGTAA
- a CDS encoding SGNH/GDSL hydrolase family protein produces MSSNTSRRAFLKSSALAGLAAEPLLVAAPVPMPEPRAEKGLVFLFQGDSITDGNRGRTTDPNHIMGHGYAFSIASRIGADFPESGFSFYNRGISGNTVTDLQKRWSVDTLALKPDVLSLLVGINDTDLVVNKPAEATSLEQFESTYRGLLTDSRNQHAACLFVLGLPFVYPVGQRSENWERWRDDTAQRQGIVRKLAAEFNAILVDYPALFDKALTKAPIDYWIWDGIHPTVFAHELMAREWIKQVSSQLTFLKKYR; encoded by the coding sequence ATGTCATCCAACACCTCAAGACGTGCCTTTCTCAAATCGTCGGCATTGGCCGGTTTAGCAGCCGAACCACTGCTGGTCGCTGCCCCCGTACCGATGCCTGAACCTCGCGCCGAAAAAGGACTTGTTTTTCTGTTTCAGGGCGACTCCATCACGGATGGTAACCGAGGGCGCACCACAGACCCAAACCATATTATGGGTCATGGGTACGCATTTTCCATAGCTAGCCGCATAGGCGCTGATTTTCCGGAGAGTGGATTTAGCTTTTATAACCGGGGTATTAGCGGCAATACCGTTACTGATCTGCAGAAACGCTGGTCGGTTGATACGCTTGCTCTCAAACCCGATGTTCTCAGCCTGTTGGTTGGGATCAACGATACGGATTTGGTTGTCAACAAACCAGCCGAAGCGACCAGCCTGGAACAGTTCGAATCCACGTATCGGGGGCTGCTTACCGACAGTCGAAACCAGCACGCAGCCTGCCTGTTTGTTCTAGGGCTTCCCTTCGTCTATCCCGTCGGACAACGTAGCGAAAACTGGGAACGCTGGCGTGATGACACGGCACAACGACAAGGTATTGTCCGAAAACTAGCCGCCGAATTCAATGCCATACTCGTTGATTATCCCGCCCTGTTCGACAAAGCGCTGACGAAAGCCCCCATTGATTACTGGATCTGGGATGGTATTCATCCGACCGTATTCGCCCATGAACTGATGGCGCGGGAATGGATAAAGCAGGTAAGCAGCCAGCTTACATTCCTTAAGAAGTATCGGTAG
- a CDS encoding SDR family NAD(P)-dependent oxidoreductase encodes MDLQIAGKVAFVSGSTAGIGFATAKRLVQEGAQVIINGRTQAGVDTAVAELSALVPDANVSGIAADFSKADEVQRLIDQLPTIDILVNNAGIFEPKPFVDIPDEDWFRFFEVNVMSGIRLARHCLPTMLDQNWGRIIFVSSESAVFIPSEMIHYGMTKTAQLAVSRGLAELTTGTNVTVNAILPGPTKSKGVGGFLDELSKAGNKTVDEVEQEFFQTMRPTSLIQRFASVEEIADTIAYYVSGLASATNGAAIRVEGGLIRSIL; translated from the coding sequence ATGGACTTACAAATTGCGGGTAAAGTTGCCTTTGTCAGCGGTTCAACAGCGGGTATTGGCTTTGCCACCGCCAAGCGGCTAGTACAGGAAGGGGCTCAGGTGATCATCAATGGCCGGACACAGGCAGGTGTCGATACCGCCGTTGCGGAATTGAGCGCTCTGGTGCCCGATGCGAACGTATCAGGGATTGCCGCCGATTTCTCAAAAGCGGATGAGGTCCAGCGGTTGATTGATCAACTACCGACCATCGATATTCTGGTCAACAACGCCGGGATATTTGAGCCCAAGCCCTTCGTTGACATTCCGGATGAAGACTGGTTTCGCTTCTTCGAGGTAAACGTGATGAGCGGTATTCGGCTGGCCCGGCATTGCCTCCCGACGATGCTGGACCAGAACTGGGGCCGGATCATTTTCGTCTCCAGTGAGTCTGCCGTGTTCATTCCCAGCGAGATGATTCACTACGGTATGACGAAAACCGCCCAACTGGCTGTTAGTCGAGGGCTGGCCGAACTGACGACGGGCACGAACGTAACGGTGAACGCCATTCTGCCCGGACCAACCAAATCGAAAGGCGTGGGCGGATTTCTGGACGAGTTGTCGAAAGCCGGAAACAAAACTGTTGACGAGGTAGAACAGGAATTCTTCCAGACGATGCGCCCCACGTCCCTGATTCAGCGGTTTGCGTCGGTGGAGGAAATCGCCGACACGATTGCGTACTACGTTAGTGGGTTAGCTTCGGCCACGAACGGCGCGGCCATCCGGGTCGAGGGCGGGCTGATCCGGTCGATTCTTTAA
- a CDS encoding M61 family metallopeptidase, which produces MFFRFTFLACLMLVSLLRYVAAFGQNTANYRFDVRMENPASHQYHVTFRCPAGKMDQLDVKMPAWTPGYYQMMNYAANVGNVQATDEMGKALAWKKTGNNTWQVQTRQAKTLVMTYDVTATRNFVASPFLDENKGYISPAGVFMYVKDQLQQPVTVTVHPDKNWSPIVATGLDSVAGQAHTFMAPNYDILYDSPILMGKLESLPSFTVRGIPHYFVGYNMGPFDHARFMADLKKIVESSADIIDDIPYKHYTFLAIGPGGGGIEHLNSTSISFTGKGLDTPEGRFRMYSFLAHEYFHHYNVKRIRPINLGPFDYENENRTNMLWVSEGFTVYYEYLALRRAGLLTQDELLTNLQNQIQNFENKPGRLFQSATQASYDTWADGPFGRTGDEAYKTISYYEKGPLLGTLLDFAIRNATHNKKSLDNVMRTLYQEYYAKQNRGFTDAEFQKVCETIAGTSLKEIFTYASTTRPVDYRKFLAYAGLTLTEKPKELPGGWLGLSVREKADSVLVTDVEWNSPAWKAGIRTGAVIRTLNQQPAKAAQIQELSKRKSAGELVTMALIQNNKPEEKIIKLGVKTIRNFQLTKDPSPTALQAAILADWSRGRGKGDE; this is translated from the coding sequence ATGTTCTTTCGGTTTACTTTTCTGGCCTGCCTGATGCTGGTCAGTTTGCTTCGGTACGTAGCCGCTTTTGGCCAGAATACCGCTAATTATCGGTTCGACGTTCGAATGGAGAATCCCGCTTCTCACCAGTATCACGTTACGTTCCGCTGCCCTGCCGGGAAGATGGATCAACTGGACGTGAAAATGCCGGCCTGGACACCTGGTTATTACCAGATGATGAACTACGCGGCCAACGTTGGAAACGTCCAGGCGACTGACGAAATGGGGAAAGCGCTGGCCTGGAAAAAGACGGGCAACAACACCTGGCAGGTACAGACCAGACAGGCGAAAACGCTGGTGATGACCTACGACGTAACGGCCACGCGCAACTTCGTCGCCAGCCCCTTTCTGGACGAGAACAAGGGCTATATTTCACCGGCGGGGGTGTTTATGTACGTAAAAGACCAGTTGCAGCAGCCCGTTACGGTAACGGTTCATCCCGATAAAAACTGGAGTCCAATCGTCGCAACGGGACTGGATTCGGTGGCCGGTCAGGCGCATACGTTCATGGCTCCCAACTATGACATTCTCTATGATAGCCCCATCCTGATGGGCAAGCTGGAATCGCTGCCGTCGTTTACGGTACGGGGGATTCCTCATTATTTCGTGGGCTACAACATGGGGCCGTTCGACCACGCCCGGTTCATGGCCGACCTGAAAAAGATCGTGGAAAGTAGCGCGGACATCATTGATGACATTCCCTACAAACACTACACTTTTCTGGCCATCGGGCCGGGTGGGGGTGGTATCGAGCATCTGAACTCGACGTCGATCAGCTTTACGGGAAAGGGCCTCGATACGCCCGAAGGCCGATTCCGCATGTACAGCTTCCTGGCTCACGAGTATTTTCACCATTACAACGTCAAGCGCATCCGGCCAATCAACCTGGGGCCGTTTGATTATGAGAACGAGAACCGCACCAACATGCTCTGGGTATCGGAGGGCTTTACGGTCTACTACGAGTATCTGGCGTTACGTCGGGCGGGGCTGCTGACACAGGACGAACTGCTGACGAACCTGCAGAACCAGATTCAAAACTTTGAAAACAAACCCGGCCGCTTATTTCAGTCAGCAACGCAGGCCAGCTACGATACCTGGGCGGACGGCCCTTTCGGGCGCACCGGCGACGAGGCTTACAAAACCATTTCGTATTACGAGAAAGGTCCATTGCTGGGTACGTTGCTGGATTTCGCCATCCGGAATGCCACCCACAACAAAAAATCGCTGGACAACGTCATGCGGACTCTGTACCAGGAGTATTACGCAAAACAAAACCGGGGATTCACGGACGCGGAGTTTCAGAAAGTCTGCGAAACGATTGCTGGTACGTCGCTGAAAGAAATCTTTACTTATGCGTCAACGACCAGACCCGTCGATTATCGGAAATTCCTGGCTTATGCGGGCTTGACCTTAACCGAGAAGCCGAAGGAACTGCCGGGCGGCTGGCTGGGGCTATCAGTTCGGGAGAAAGCAGACAGCGTGCTCGTAACCGACGTAGAGTGGAACTCCCCCGCCTGGAAAGCCGGTATCCGAACTGGTGCAGTAATTCGTACGCTCAACCAGCAACCAGCTAAAGCGGCTCAGATTCAAGAACTGAGCAAAAGGAAATCGGCGGGCGAATTAGTTACGATGGCGCTCATTCAGAACAATAAGCCGGAAGAAAAAATAATCAAACTGGGGGTGAAAACTATCCGGAATTTTCAACTGACCAAAGACCCGTCGCCAACCGCTTTGCAGGCCGCTATTTTGGCCGACTGGTCGCGGGGGAGGGGTAAAGGCGATGAATAA
- a CDS encoding DUF6686 family protein, whose translation MTSNATTWQELFRTKNGAIYQCDVTNRLILEFWGTHTAFSAQDYLQFKRMVETVDLRQMAMSTDDSHDLEILSMPRTELCFVLTLCEIVHLRELLDGARLMLELNSLLRECGCELSAN comes from the coding sequence GTGACTAGTAACGCAACAACCTGGCAGGAACTCTTTCGGACGAAAAACGGAGCGATCTATCAATGTGACGTTACAAACCGGCTGATTCTGGAGTTCTGGGGGACTCATACGGCGTTCTCTGCCCAGGATTATCTGCAGTTCAAACGCATGGTCGAAACGGTTGATCTTCGCCAGATGGCCATGAGTACCGACGACTCGCACGACCTGGAAATTCTGTCCATGCCCCGGACCGAACTGTGCTTTGTCTTAACGCTTTGTGAGATCGTCCATCTGCGCGAACTGCTCGACGGCGCCCGGCTTATGCTCGAATTAAATAGCCTGCTGCGCGAATGCGGCTGCGAACTTTCTGCCAACTAA
- a CDS encoding ferritin, with protein MKDLIRLRTSMKEAIEQLLNQQIQMEFTSSSKYLAMAGWCDRNGFDYSAGFFYKQSEEEREHGMKLFHYLCDQGGTAFSPAIPAVDQEFDSLRSVFEAALDQEIAVTGSINRLMGACHRENDYATAELLKWYVKEQMEEEYIARRCLDLFNQIPADQLYYLDKKVSSVTYDGNVYGE; from the coding sequence ATGAAAGATTTAATCAGACTCCGCACATCGATGAAAGAAGCCATTGAACAACTGCTGAACCAGCAAATTCAAATGGAGTTTACATCGTCTTCAAAATATTTGGCTATGGCCGGCTGGTGCGACCGGAATGGCTTTGATTACAGCGCTGGCTTCTTCTACAAACAGTCGGAAGAAGAGCGTGAGCACGGCATGAAATTGTTTCATTATCTCTGCGACCAGGGCGGTACGGCGTTCTCGCCGGCTATTCCTGCCGTTGACCAGGAGTTCGATTCACTGCGGTCGGTTTTCGAAGCCGCTCTGGATCAGGAAATTGCAGTAACAGGTTCGATCAATCGCCTGATGGGGGCCTGCCACCGCGAAAACGACTACGCTACGGCTGAGTTGCTGAAATGGTACGTAAAAGAACAGATGGAAGAAGAATACATCGCTCGTCGCTGCCTGGATCTGTTCAATCAGATCCCAGCCGATCAGCTCTACTACCTGGACAAAAAAGTATCCAGCGTTACCTATGACGGTAACGTGTACGGAGAATAA
- a CDS encoding transposase — MSRTYPQKNNFVSPKSTAASFLLNRAQLYLLPLQNQLFERLDKRLVVTFKELFRAILLFRNTKMGLLLSELGSYVAGFAHAPAGTKRISNLLRSPHWQAELIDTFFFERAQQRISQLIQNKIRPLCLWDDSRLEKPESWFAEGLCPVESSKAKRLTKIKKGFYKRPSGRICVPGFHWTGVLLSGLGQVPSVVQMSWWTSRGKQKELATNIMYRMLKKLQASLPQPVLHVLDRGYANSWTIEWMLHFQQDFLIRWKKNHLLIHAEKGTKQTHLLARSCVAQGRKLLRDKERKITKHVSVGWLAVEHPDFKGTTLWLVVVRDKKQLQPPMYLLSSVGIDSVRDAWSLVHSYMHRWQIEQAFRVGKAELGMESPRLRLWVNRLKLLGIVSLVYDFLLSLLRNWPGWVPIFLKRWVPRTGNRHRTASVPIYRLRLAIANALMVAFAINQNSG; from the coding sequence ATGTCCAGGACATACCCCCAAAAAAACAACTTTGTTTCCCCAAAGTCAACCGCGGCTTCCTTTTTACTTAACCGCGCCCAGCTTTACCTGCTACCCCTTCAGAACCAATTGTTCGAGCGGCTCGACAAACGACTCGTGGTCACCTTCAAGGAGCTGTTTCGAGCCATTCTCTTGTTTCGTAACACCAAAATGGGACTGCTGTTGAGTGAGTTAGGTAGCTATGTGGCCGGCTTTGCTCATGCACCAGCGGGCACCAAACGAATTAGCAATCTGCTGCGATCTCCCCACTGGCAAGCTGAGCTGATCGATACATTCTTCTTCGAGCGAGCTCAACAACGCATCAGCCAACTGATACAGAATAAAATACGGCCCTTATGTTTGTGGGATGACAGTCGACTGGAGAAGCCTGAAAGCTGGTTTGCCGAAGGACTCTGTCCGGTGGAAAGCAGCAAAGCCAAGCGACTCACCAAGATCAAGAAAGGCTTCTATAAACGACCCTCGGGCCGCATCTGTGTGCCAGGCTTTCACTGGACGGGTGTCTTACTGTCCGGGTTAGGCCAGGTGCCCAGCGTAGTACAGATGAGTTGGTGGACTTCCCGGGGCAAGCAAAAAGAACTGGCTACCAATATCATGTACCGCATGCTTAAGAAGCTCCAGGCTTCACTGCCCCAACCTGTGTTACATGTGCTGGATCGGGGCTACGCCAACAGCTGGACTATTGAATGGATGCTTCACTTTCAACAAGATTTTCTGATACGTTGGAAGAAAAACCATTTGTTGATTCACGCCGAGAAAGGTACTAAACAAACCCATCTCTTAGCGCGCAGTTGTGTGGCCCAGGGGCGTAAGCTGCTGCGCGACAAAGAGCGTAAGATCACCAAACACGTCAGTGTGGGCTGGTTGGCCGTTGAGCATCCTGATTTTAAGGGAACGACTTTGTGGCTGGTTGTGGTACGGGATAAAAAGCAACTGCAACCCCCGATGTACCTATTAAGTTCGGTCGGCATTGATTCGGTGAGAGATGCCTGGTCATTGGTGCACAGCTATATGCACCGCTGGCAGATCGAGCAAGCCTTCCGGGTGGGAAAGGCCGAATTGGGGATGGAATCACCTCGGTTGAGGCTCTGGGTGAATCGACTAAAGTTACTGGGAATAGTGAGCTTGGTGTATGATTTCCTGCTGTCCTTACTACGAAACTGGCCAGGCTGGGTACCTATTTTTCTGAAACGGTGGGTGCCCCGGACAGGCAATCGGCACCGAACTGCTTCGGTGCCGATTTATCGATTACGCTTAGCCATCGCCAATGCGTTGATGGTCGCTTTCGCTATCAATCAAAATTCGGGATGA
- a CDS encoding FAD-dependent oxidoreductase, with protein MTFLPHFVHHRIRRASKNWMAAGCLFGVSLFSPAFSPVSTSVPLVRPAAVRQADVIIYGGTSAAITAAVQVKKMGKSVIVVSPDKHLGGLSSGGLGFTDTGNKEVIGGLAREFYQRLYQHYQQPASWQWQKKEEYGNKGQGTPAIDGSSRTMWIFEPHAAEQVFEDFVKEYKLTIYRDEWLDRSPKGLVKRNGAIQSFRTLNGNEYRGKMFIDVTYEGDLMAAAGVKYAVGREANSVYGEKWDGVQTEVFQHGHHFKTNVSPYKIAGDPKSGLLPEVSAEAPGEYGAGDDKIQAYCFRMCLSNHPDNRVPFAKPAGYNADRYELLARVFASGWRETFNKYDPIPNRKTDTNNHGPFSTDYIGKNYDYPEATYERRKAIIKDHELYQKGLMYFLQNDPRVPADVHEKMQQWGLPKDEFKDNGGWPHQLYIREARRMISDFVMKEADALGKTTVPEPVGMGSYALDAHNAQRYVKKDGFVQNEGDIGVHPDKPYSIAYKSIVPKESECKNLFVPVCLSSTHIAFGSIRMEPVFMILGQSAATAAVLAMQNNVTPQQLPYATLEKALLADKQRLTF; from the coding sequence ATGACATTTCTTCCGCATTTCGTTCACCACCGTATTCGTCGTGCCAGCAAAAACTGGATGGCGGCTGGCTGCCTGTTTGGCGTAAGTCTGTTCTCGCCCGCATTCTCACCTGTTTCAACGTCGGTCCCGTTGGTACGTCCGGCCGCCGTTCGGCAGGCTGATGTAATTATTTATGGAGGTACGTCGGCGGCTATTACGGCGGCCGTGCAGGTCAAAAAAATGGGTAAGTCCGTCATCGTCGTGTCGCCCGACAAACACCTGGGTGGTCTATCGTCGGGCGGGCTGGGCTTTACCGATACGGGAAATAAGGAAGTAATTGGCGGACTGGCCCGCGAATTTTATCAGCGTCTGTATCAGCATTACCAGCAACCGGCTTCCTGGCAATGGCAAAAGAAAGAAGAGTACGGCAACAAAGGCCAGGGGACGCCCGCTATTGACGGTAGCTCCCGGACGATGTGGATTTTCGAACCCCACGCGGCCGAACAAGTATTTGAGGATTTCGTGAAGGAATACAAGCTGACTATTTACCGCGATGAGTGGTTGGATCGCTCGCCCAAGGGGCTGGTTAAACGGAACGGCGCTATCCAGTCGTTCCGCACGCTGAACGGGAATGAGTACCGGGGCAAGATGTTTATCGACGTTACGTACGAAGGTGATTTGATGGCAGCTGCTGGTGTGAAATACGCTGTCGGGCGGGAGGCCAACAGCGTCTACGGCGAAAAATGGGATGGCGTCCAGACGGAAGTTTTCCAGCACGGGCACCATTTTAAAACCAACGTTAGCCCCTATAAGATAGCGGGCGATCCGAAGAGCGGTCTGTTGCCCGAAGTGTCGGCTGAAGCACCGGGGGAATACGGCGCGGGCGACGACAAAATTCAGGCGTACTGCTTCCGGATGTGCCTGAGCAACCACCCCGACAATCGGGTGCCGTTTGCCAAACCGGCGGGCTATAACGCCGATCGATACGAGCTGTTAGCGCGGGTATTTGCGTCGGGCTGGCGCGAAACTTTCAATAAGTATGATCCGATCCCCAACCGGAAGACTGACACGAATAACCACGGTCCGTTCAGTACGGATTACATTGGTAAGAACTACGATTATCCCGAAGCGACGTACGAACGACGTAAAGCCATCATCAAGGACCATGAGTTGTACCAGAAAGGACTGATGTATTTCCTGCAAAACGACCCGCGCGTTCCGGCCGATGTGCACGAGAAAATGCAACAGTGGGGCCTGCCTAAAGACGAATTTAAAGACAACGGCGGCTGGCCCCACCAACTGTACATTCGTGAAGCCCGGCGTATGATCAGCGATTTTGTGATGAAAGAAGCCGACGCCCTCGGAAAAACCACGGTTCCCGAACCGGTCGGCATGGGATCGTATGCCCTGGATGCGCACAATGCTCAGCGTTACGTTAAAAAAGATGGTTTCGTGCAGAACGAAGGCGACATCGGCGTACACCCTGACAAGCCTTATTCCATTGCCTACAAGTCGATTGTACCGAAGGAAAGCGAGTGCAAGAATCTGTTTGTGCCAGTCTGTCTGTCGAGCACCCACATCGCCTTCGGATCAATCCGGATGGAGCCGGTCTTTATGATTTTAGGGCAATCGGCGGCAACGGCGGCCGTGCTGGCCATGCAGAACAACGTAACGCCCCAGCAACTGCCGTATGCTACGCTGGAAAAAGCTCTGCTGGCGGATAAGCAACGGTTGACTTTTTAA
- a CDS encoding SGNH/GDSL hydrolase family protein, whose amino-acid sequence MLRRSFLQRSLVAAPLIWSGEELAGSSVSAGVTPEIINAGVGGNNTVDLLSRMDGDCLAQRPELTILMAGTNDVNSKKYVPLPDYERNLRTMVKKLLDVKSQVMLMTILPVYEPYLMTRHDPAFYQPDGHAARKMAMNDTIQKVAADNRLPLLDMHHIFNTVGNIGLDASSLLKNEANSNKTDGVHPTPDGYRTMAVVIYTFLVQNKLLKNRIVCFGDSITKGDDQGRNYPAYLQQLVTV is encoded by the coding sequence ATGCTCCGTCGATCCTTTTTACAACGCTCATTGGTTGCCGCTCCGCTGATCTGGTCGGGTGAAGAGTTGGCGGGTTCGTCCGTTTCGGCTGGGGTGACCCCCGAGATTATCAATGCGGGCGTTGGTGGTAATAACACCGTCGATCTGCTATCCCGGATGGATGGCGATTGTCTGGCGCAGCGCCCCGAACTGACCATTCTGATGGCGGGCACGAATGATGTGAACAGTAAGAAATACGTACCGCTGCCCGACTACGAGCGAAACCTGCGCACGATGGTAAAAAAGCTGTTAGACGTAAAAAGTCAGGTGATGCTGATGACGATTCTGCCCGTTTACGAACCCTACCTGATGACCCGGCATGATCCGGCGTTCTACCAGCCCGACGGTCACGCAGCCCGAAAAATGGCTATGAATGACACGATCCAAAAAGTAGCTGCAGACAACCGCCTGCCTTTACTGGACATGCACCACATTTTCAACACCGTGGGTAACATTGGACTGGACGCCAGCAGCCTGCTGAAAAACGAAGCCAACAGCAACAAGACCGACGGGGTGCACCCCACGCCCGATGGCTACCGGACGATGGCCGTTGTTATCTACACGTTTCTTGTCCAGAACAAGCTACTCAAAAACCGCATCGTCTGCTTTGGTGACAGCATCACAAAAGGGGATGATCAGGGCCGGAATTATCCGGCTTACCTGCAACAATTAGTCACTGTCTGA